From a single Phragmites australis chromosome 7, lpPhrAust1.1, whole genome shotgun sequence genomic region:
- the LOC133924048 gene encoding wall-associated receptor kinase 3-like isoform X2, producing the protein MSGCVAMCRRGNVKTLTNGTCSGIGCCQTAIPEWLQYYRVWFDPNFNTTDIYNVSACSYAVLMDSSHFTFQTGYATSSEFYSTNSGRAPLVVDWAVGNETCEVAMKQDSYACVSTHSQCLNSSNGPGYICMCSKGFEGNPYLQDPEKGCTDIDECKDPNKYPCNGTCLNTEGDFQCFCPTGTQGNATIGPCVKVEVITKRIWVAIGIFTTMFFGLIIFLGVEWIKHKRQIIRQDLIRKRDAYFHQHGGQLLTDMMKIENNISFKLYSREDIELATNNFDDKEVIGEGGQGTVFKGYNLDPDNNPVAIKRCKGFDENKMTEFGQELLILSRVTHKNIVTLLGCSLHFEAPVLVYEFVPNKTLHYLIHLQDEASIRTLQIRLKIAAESADALAYLHTLNHPIFHGDVKSANILLGHDLSAKVSDFGCSLIRSAEENLQVVKGTMGYLDPEYLLNFELTEKSDVYSFGVVLLELLTRRKALSKEKESLVSVFKEASKEGNLWEVVDREIADQDNMELIRQVAELAGRCLAITGARRPMMSQVAMELRQIAGMVRQRTGELRGVCPLTLQGRLATDTSDSYTGEETTEYYNLKKKASMSIEFAR; encoded by the exons ATGAGTGGGTGCGTGGCCATGTGCCGGCGCGGCAATGTGAAGACCCTGACCAACGGCACCTGCTCCGGGATAGGCTGCTGCCAGACGGCCATCCCTGAGTGGCTGCAGTACTACAGAGTCTGGTTTGACCCAAACTTCAACACGACGGATATCTACAACGTCAGCGCCTGCAGCTACGCAGTGCTGATGGACTCGTCTCATTTCACCTTTCAAACGGGCTACGCGACTTCGTCGGAGTTCTACAGTACCAACAGCGGGAGAGCTCCTCTTGTGGTGGATTGGGCAGTTGGAAATGAGACCTGCGAGGTTGCCATGAAGCAGGACTCGTACGCGTGTGTCAGCACCCACAGCCAGTGCCTCAACTCGTCCAACGGACCAGGCTACATCTGCATGTGCTCCAAAGGGTTCGAGGGCAATCCTTACCTGCAGGATCCAGAGAAGGGATGCACAG ATATTGACGAGTGCAAGGATCCGAATAAGTACCCATGCAACGGAACTTGTCTCAATACAGAAGGCGATTTTCAGTGTTTTTGTCCTACTGGTACCCAAGGCAATGCCACTATTGGACCATGCGTTAAAGTTGAAGTGATAACCAAACGAATATGGGTTGCTATAG GAATTTTCACCACTATGTTCTTTGGCCTTATTATTTTTCTCGGGGTAGAATGGATCAAGCATAAACGGCAGATTATAAGACAAGACCTGATTAGAAAGAGGGATGCATATTTTCATCAGCATGGAGGACAACTGTTAACTGATATGATGAAAATTGAGAACAACATTTCATTTAAGTTGTATAGCCGAGAAGACATAGAGTTGGCAACAAACAACTTCGATGACAAGGAAGTCATTGGCGAGGGAGGTCAGGGGACTGTTTTCAAAGGGTATAATCTTGATCCAGACAACAATCCAGTTGCAATAAAGAGATGCAAGGGATTTGATGAGAATAAGATGACAGAATTCGGACAGGAGCTGCTCATACTTTCTCGAGTCACACACAAAAATATTGTCACGCTTCTTGGTTGCAGTTTGCACTTTGAAGCTCCAGTTCTAGTGTATGAATTTGTGCCAAATAAAACTCTACACTATCTAATCCATCTCCAGGATGAGGCATCCATCAGAACACTGCAGATCCGTCTAAAAATTGCCGCCGAGTCTGCTGACGCACTTGCGTACCTACATACACTTAACCACCCAATCTTTCACGGGGATGTGAAGTCTGCCAACATTCTTTTAGGCCACGATCTTTCTGCTAAGGTCTCTGATTTTGGGTGCTCTCTGATACGGTCAGCTGAAGAAAACCTCCAAGTAGTTAAGGGGACAATGGGCTACTTGGATCCAGAGTACCTATTAAACTTTGAGCTCACTGAAAAGAGCGACGTTTACAGCTTTGGTGTTGTTCTCCTGGAACTCCTAACACGCAGGAAGGCTCTATCCAAAGAGAAGGAGAGCCTTGTGTCTGTGTTCAAGGAGGCGTCGAAGGAGGGCAACCTTTGGGAGGTTGTGGACAGGGAGATAGCCGACCAAGACAACATGGAGCTCATACGTCAAGTGGCGGAGCTGGCAGGTCGGTGCTTGGCTATAACTGGTGCGCGCAGGCCAATGATGAGCCAGGTGGCAATGGAACTCCGTCAAATTGCAGGTATGGTACGACAACGTACTGGAGAACTTCGTGGTGTTTGCCCACTCACGTTGCAGGGAAGGCTAGCTACTGATACATCGGATAGCTATACTGGGGAAGAAACCACTGAATACTACAACCTTAAGAAGAAAGCCTCGATGAGCATAGAATTTGCAAGATGA
- the LOC133924048 gene encoding wall-associated receptor kinase 2-like isoform X1, with the protein MRFHILLAVLWLAPAAMLPAFGALPQPSSNCKRKCGQVDIPYPFGIGPYDSPDHCALPGFNLSCDEAGRPFCFNLEVQSISLLKGQARMFNNISSYCYNLTSQEMDYDNWQLNFSHTPYRLSNIDNRFTVIGCQTLAYISDEYAVGRYMSGCVAMCRRGNVKTLTNGTCSGIGCCQTAIPEWLQYYRVWFDPNFNTTDIYNVSACSYAVLMDSSHFTFQTGYATSSEFYSTNSGRAPLVVDWAVGNETCEVAMKQDSYACVSTHSQCLNSSNGPGYICMCSKGFEGNPYLQDPEKGCTDIDECKDPNKYPCNGTCLNTEGDFQCFCPTGTQGNATIGPCVKVEVITKRIWVAIGIFTTMFFGLIIFLGVEWIKHKRQIIRQDLIRKRDAYFHQHGGQLLTDMMKIENNISFKLYSREDIELATNNFDDKEVIGEGGQGTVFKGYNLDPDNNPVAIKRCKGFDENKMTEFGQELLILSRVTHKNIVTLLGCSLHFEAPVLVYEFVPNKTLHYLIHLQDEASIRTLQIRLKIAAESADALAYLHTLNHPIFHGDVKSANILLGHDLSAKVSDFGCSLIRSAEENLQVVKGTMGYLDPEYLLNFELTEKSDVYSFGVVLLELLTRRKALSKEKESLVSVFKEASKEGNLWEVVDREIADQDNMELIRQVAELAGRCLAITGARRPMMSQVAMELRQIAGMVRQRTGELRGVCPLTLQGRLATDTSDSYTGEETTEYYNLKKKASMSIEFAR; encoded by the exons ATGCGGTTTCACATATTGCTGGCTGTGCTATGGCTCGCCCCAGCGGCAATGCTCCCCGCCTTTGGGGCACTCCCACAGCCTAGCAGCAACTGCAAGAGAAAATGCGGCCAAGTAGATATCCCTTACCCGTTCGGCATCGGGCCTTACGACTCGCCTGACCACTGCGCTTTGCCCGGCTTCAACCTGAGCTGCGACGAAGCCGGCAGGCCATTTTGTTTTAACTTGGAGGTACAGAGCATCTCACTGCTGAAAGGTCAGGCACGGATGTTCAACAACATCTCCTCTTATTGCTACAACCTCACATCTCAGGAGATGGACTATGATAACTGGCAGTTGAACTTCAGCCACACGCCCTACAGATTGTCCAACATCGACAATAGGTTCACGGTCATCGGATGCCAAACACTGGCGTACATCAGCGACGAATACGCCGTGGGCAGGTACATGAGTGGGTGCGTGGCCATGTGCCGGCGCGGCAATGTGAAGACCCTGACCAACGGCACCTGCTCCGGGATAGGCTGCTGCCAGACGGCCATCCCTGAGTGGCTGCAGTACTACAGAGTCTGGTTTGACCCAAACTTCAACACGACGGATATCTACAACGTCAGCGCCTGCAGCTACGCAGTGCTGATGGACTCGTCTCATTTCACCTTTCAAACGGGCTACGCGACTTCGTCGGAGTTCTACAGTACCAACAGCGGGAGAGCTCCTCTTGTGGTGGATTGGGCAGTTGGAAATGAGACCTGCGAGGTTGCCATGAAGCAGGACTCGTACGCGTGTGTCAGCACCCACAGCCAGTGCCTCAACTCGTCCAACGGACCAGGCTACATCTGCATGTGCTCCAAAGGGTTCGAGGGCAATCCTTACCTGCAGGATCCAGAGAAGGGATGCACAG ATATTGACGAGTGCAAGGATCCGAATAAGTACCCATGCAACGGAACTTGTCTCAATACAGAAGGCGATTTTCAGTGTTTTTGTCCTACTGGTACCCAAGGCAATGCCACTATTGGACCATGCGTTAAAGTTGAAGTGATAACCAAACGAATATGGGTTGCTATAG GAATTTTCACCACTATGTTCTTTGGCCTTATTATTTTTCTCGGGGTAGAATGGATCAAGCATAAACGGCAGATTATAAGACAAGACCTGATTAGAAAGAGGGATGCATATTTTCATCAGCATGGAGGACAACTGTTAACTGATATGATGAAAATTGAGAACAACATTTCATTTAAGTTGTATAGCCGAGAAGACATAGAGTTGGCAACAAACAACTTCGATGACAAGGAAGTCATTGGCGAGGGAGGTCAGGGGACTGTTTTCAAAGGGTATAATCTTGATCCAGACAACAATCCAGTTGCAATAAAGAGATGCAAGGGATTTGATGAGAATAAGATGACAGAATTCGGACAGGAGCTGCTCATACTTTCTCGAGTCACACACAAAAATATTGTCACGCTTCTTGGTTGCAGTTTGCACTTTGAAGCTCCAGTTCTAGTGTATGAATTTGTGCCAAATAAAACTCTACACTATCTAATCCATCTCCAGGATGAGGCATCCATCAGAACACTGCAGATCCGTCTAAAAATTGCCGCCGAGTCTGCTGACGCACTTGCGTACCTACATACACTTAACCACCCAATCTTTCACGGGGATGTGAAGTCTGCCAACATTCTTTTAGGCCACGATCTTTCTGCTAAGGTCTCTGATTTTGGGTGCTCTCTGATACGGTCAGCTGAAGAAAACCTCCAAGTAGTTAAGGGGACAATGGGCTACTTGGATCCAGAGTACCTATTAAACTTTGAGCTCACTGAAAAGAGCGACGTTTACAGCTTTGGTGTTGTTCTCCTGGAACTCCTAACACGCAGGAAGGCTCTATCCAAAGAGAAGGAGAGCCTTGTGTCTGTGTTCAAGGAGGCGTCGAAGGAGGGCAACCTTTGGGAGGTTGTGGACAGGGAGATAGCCGACCAAGACAACATGGAGCTCATACGTCAAGTGGCGGAGCTGGCAGGTCGGTGCTTGGCTATAACTGGTGCGCGCAGGCCAATGATGAGCCAGGTGGCAATGGAACTCCGTCAAATTGCAGGTATGGTACGACAACGTACTGGAGAACTTCGTGGTGTTTGCCCACTCACGTTGCAGGGAAGGCTAGCTACTGATACATCGGATAGCTATACTGGGGAAGAAACCACTGAATACTACAACCTTAAGAAGAAAGCCTCGATGAGCATAGAATTTGCAAGATGA